The following are from one region of the Magallana gigas chromosome 4, xbMagGiga1.1, whole genome shotgun sequence genome:
- the LOC117682466 gene encoding uncharacterized protein gives MSKASLKLLVTGAVMALIVVLLYTSGQEQSEVNNQQTIQLQQQPLVSSSQNFFPEQQKEQPIRAKVAPWSHDLTSWRQNTTLCSQPEVDTPSVLKTPGGPVKMSVYDPRKDIWVSRKIVNGGDFDGNKRQLVYSLLERDPDINFIDVGCNIGVYSLTMAKLGRKVLCVDALYMNVEHVCSSMVQNNFENSITIVMNALSNDRKYVELGVDDKNYGGTFVDEDAGDVKKKKGRTVTGGHYTSIPSVMMDDLLQLPVINMFNKSFIKMDIEGFEWKALQGASAFFSAIDVRGVFMEWIFHKGKDSGVKITEFMVRHNLYPHAQVTLTTYRPLDVSLWGNWHFMDILWLKR, from the coding sequence ATGTCGAAGGCATCGCTGAAGCTACTGGTTACAGGAGCAGTAATGGCACTGATCGTCGTCCTTCTGTACACTTCAGGACAAGAGCAATCGGAAGTAAACAACCAGCAGACGATCCAACTACAACAGCAGCCTCTGGTTTCATCAAGTCAGAATTTCTTTCCGGAACAACAAAAAGAACAGCCAATCAGAGCAAAGGTTGCACCATGGTCACATGATCTCACTTCTTGGCGCCAAAATACTACTCTCTGTAGCCAACCTGAAGTGGACACGCCCTCTGTTCTGAAGACCCCGGGCGGGCCTGTAAAAATGTCCGTGTACGATCCCAGAAAAGATATATGGGTGTCTAGGAAAATCGTTAACGGTGGGGATTTTGATGGTAACAAGAGGCAACTAGTGTACTCTCTGCTAGAAAGGGACCCGGATATTAATTTTATAGATGTAGGGTGCAATATTGGAGTGTATTCCCTAACAATGGCTAAACTTGGGAGAAAAGTTCTTTGTGTTGACGCATTATACATGAATGTGGAACACGTGTGTTCTTCTATGGTGCAGAATAATTTCGAAAACTCTATAACTATAGTGATGAATGCGTTATCAAACGATAGGAAATACGTAGAACTTGGAGTTGACGATAAAAACTACGGGGGAACATTCGTGGACGAGGACGCGGGGGACGTCAAGAAAAAGAAAGGCCGGACCGTGACGGGGGGTCACTACACCAGTATCCCCTCTGTGATGATGGACGATCTATTACAGCTTCCGGTCATCAACATGTTTAATAAGTCGTTCATCAAGATGGACATAGAGGGGTTCGAGTGGAAAGCTTTACAGGGTGCGTCTGCATTCTTCAGCGCAATCGACGTTCGCGGTGTCTTCATGGAGTGGATATTTCACAAGGGAAAAGATTCGGGAGTAAAAATCACGGAGTTTATGGTTCGACATAACTTGTATCCTCACGCTCAGGTGACTTTAACAACATATCGACCTCTCGATGTCTCATTATGGGGAAATTGGCATTTTATGGACATTCTGTGGCTGAAGAGATAA